The nucleotide window TTTACGTAGAAACGCCAAGGCAAGACGCAAACTCACAGTTTCCATGTAATTTTGCAGGAAGTCAACGGCTACAAGATTACTTTGCTAGTAAGCTAACTGTCTTGATATAATCAAATATTCAATTATATTAATATCAGACGTTATGGTGGGTTTACGTAGAAACACCAGGCGAAGACTCAATATCAGTTTCCATGTAATTTCGCAGTAAGTCAACGACTACAAGATTGCTTTGCGAGTAAGCTATACATCTCTTGGTCTCGTCATTAAATTCAAGTATCTTACTATCGTTCTCCCCACATTAAGAAATCCCTTTGTTTTAACATCATCTGTGTTGTGATTCTTGCTCAGGTTTGTTCTTActtctttcactttctctcccACACTGTTTTgtttctctcttaatctcttaactattttttctgtttttctctGTTAATTGTTTATGCAAGACTTTGTTTTATCAAACTGATTTTTTCATTCATTCTTGCATGCATCTTACAAACGATTACGCTTTGTTTTTATAGTTAGATTTTTTACTAGCTCTAATCATGCTTCCTTGCTCACTTACACCTAATCCATATCGCTAGTCTCAGCCTCTCAGGGCCAATCTTACACACTACAGCTTAACTATTCTAACTATTGAATAGTAAGAACTATTATCCAAGAATGTATGACAAAACTCAAtataaagcattcactttattaATAACTTTCTCAAACTCAAACTCATAAGTTATGCCACAACATTAGCATCTGCTTATATAACACTTATAAGTTCCTAATCTCAttagaaaacatatattaaagATAACTCTCAATCTATACTAATCCTAATCTCATTAGAATACCTTATATTCTAAGTTATCTCAAGCTTAGGTCAACACTAACAACTCCTTAACCACTTAATACCCAACATTCCAAACGACGTTCATCTTCAgctttaaaacaatatatatacaaaagtaaaaatatttaataaaaattttaaaattgaaattataaaaatattaaaatatatctattatattttaattaatattataaaattttataataaaaacaatttcaataaattttcaaaaattaaaattataactttctaaatataaattttatatttattataattttatgatttttgatatttttataattatattaaatgtaaatattgttaatttattatttgactgttaccgtatttggtagttaaccagtcataagtcacttgcaaacgcaccaatttttaaccgcagtaccagtcatacaaatctcttaaaaccgttaAAAACCGCAACTGCCCGCTTCCACAAATtctcgcaaccgcaaccgcaaccgctgcgtttgaaccagtcaggccttTAGTGTTGACTtaaaacttcttcttcttctttcgcTTATCACCTTGCTTCTTCTTTGGCTgtcttgtttttcttcttcttttcgttGACTTTTATTCTTTCATTTGCAGGTTTTACTCAAGGAATCACTTCTCAACAATCTGAAAGTTCTTTCTTATTCTcgaagtgaaaaaaaaataaggatGAGCGAGATGATTGGGGGAGCTGTGGTCGCTGAGGGTCTGAAACAGTTGATTGCAGAGGCAAAGAAGTTCAAAAATTTCAAACCCTTGTCCAAGGAACTCATATCGACCATGGAGGAATTGGTCCCGTTAATCGAAACGATCAATTATTAGCAAAACCAGCAGAACCTTGATGCTGGGGAACTAAAGGGGCTGATGGAAAGGATAGAGAAAGCGAAGATTGTGGTTCGTAAATGTCAAGACGTCCCGTTCTTGAAAGAGATCTTTGGCCACAAGAGAAATCGAGCAAGTCAATAAGGATATGCTTAATTATTGTCAGATTGTTATACAGCTTCTTCAGTCAAAGAACCAGTTGCAGTCTATGGAGGCCAATAACAACAATTTCCAAACCGTCTTTAAGAAGCTCGACCAATTGAGTGCTCCCTCGCCCGCTTTTGGGCAGCTTTGTTCCGTTCCAGAGCTTAAAACGGCTCCAGTTGGATTTGCTTTGCCGTTGATGATGCTCAAGAAGAAGCTACTTGATGCTGCCGTGGTCAGACTTGTGGTGTCCGCTCCTGCCGGGTGCGGCAAGACCACGCTAGTTAGGCACCTTTGTCACGACCAAGATATCAAAAGTACAACTCCTTTTAAATTTGTACACCTGgaattgtattatatatatacttgttGTTTCTCTCATCATCTTTAGTGTTTGCTTCCATTTGGCAGGGAAGTTCCAACATATTTTCTACAGCGTTGTGTCAAGTACTCCTAACTTTAGGAAGATAGTACAGCGTTTACTCGAGCACAACGGTCACCAAGCACCCACATTTGATAACGATACCCAAGCAGCTAATGTCTTAAAAACACTGCTAGAGGAACTTGATGGGAATGATCAGATATTGTTGGTGTTGGATGATGTTTGGTCGGCTGGAGCGCCGTCTTTTCTTGAGAATTTTCCCACTGACATACCCAATCTCAAGATCTTGCTGACTTCTCGGTTTAACTCGCTTGATTTCGGTGACACTTTTAAATTGGAACCTTTGAAAAAGGAACATGCCAAGACCCTTCTCATTCAATATGCATCGCGTCCTGATCACGCATCTGATGCCGAGTATGAACGTCTTTTCCAGAAGGTATTCTCTATTGAGCCTTTCCATTGGTGATCTAACATTTTGTGAATGTTGTGGGTATAATGTGGCATTTCGGATATTGATTCGGTTAAGTATTTCGGATACTGGATAGTTCGCTTAGAATGCTAGAGGATATATTTACTATTTGATCTATTTTTGGTTCGGtagattcaaatattttttttccaaatactttcaaatatttttaatatatatatttggttatgttatgtgtatatataattcatattttttaatatcggactagattttgacccgcgcaggcgcgcaggtgtatattttgaaaaatatgttgatatttgtttttcatgtaattattaggatttggaaaaatgaatccgaagaacataaccgataccgatccaaagatatagtaccaaacccaaacataaattgattaaatattctaattattcaaaattttgttatttagagaaccgaatctgatccgaaccgaagtatttaggtatccgaatttatctaaaaatagatttatatacttatatgtattaattatttttagatttaacgtatataaaacatcaaaaatgatacttttaaattgatttaaatacttgaaaatatatatagatagtcaaaagtaaatatctgaaatagttaaagtatactcaaatcaccaaaaatacttaaaataattattgatttcgtatccaaaattttaaatcaagccaattgatatgttaagtttaagtattatgacatatgttattcaaatttatacgtaatatattattttatttatacattttgagaaatttaaaatatataatgatttaagactttaaaaataatttaaattagttatccaaacccaaaccaaacccgcaaagatccaaatcgaactcaaaccaaaatttagaaacattctaataaggctgaaatctttgaccccgaaaacccaaaatacaaaccgatcagaactaaacccgtatgggtatccaaaagcccatccctagtcattattatatatcgtattttatcatcatataattaatcgtattttatatgtaccatcatataagtaatcatataattaatagtattttatacataccatcatataaataattacatatattatatttttaaaacttaatatgaaatatgaaaaccataatttgagttggtatttcaaattgggctttgtattatatttttcttatatatattgacaatatttttttataatggttattgaaaaatagtttagtaaaaattgatttttgaatatatgtatatttttgaatcaatttttgatataaatcaaatttgaattattattttgatttgaaatatgtatataaagtttaaattttattttatggttagtttagaaaaaaaaattttagggaattagattgacccattttggtatattttaaaagtggcctagataactttcaattttttaaaaaaacataacccattacttttttttaatactactattttgatttaagttatgattttattcactaaacatgtttttgaattatgtttttggctacgtaatttttcactgattgaaaaaaaaatgttatagtaaaacaaattaaaacaaacgcttaaccttatgcaaaactcagttattttactttttttgattttataattgatacaaaactaatattgattaactactaaataaaatctacactattattattatggtaatataattaatgatttgaaatattgttaagacaatataattaatatgagtgaaatatggaaatacaattaatgtagtactgctatcttcgtttccaaacaattttcagttatagtactattcatgtttccaaacattactaaagtgtacttcagttttaataatatatatatatagatacctTTAGATTTTTGGGTTGATTCCGATTTAAATCAATTATTTCGGATATTGAAATgtaaaaacttatttgatggtttCGGTCGGGTTCGTTTACTTTTAGCTTCAGGATTTTCTTTTGTCTAGGCCTAGTTGTAGGATACGatactttcttcttctcttttttgaCGTGTGGTGGTGGGGATTGCAGATATTGGAACGATGCGCGGGATTCCCACTCTTGATCAAAGTAATAGGCGGTTCGCTTAGAAAACAATCTCTAAATCAATGGCAAGGCCAAGTCATAGAATGGTCTGGAGGAGGCTCGGTTCTTAATAGTCGTGAAGTGATAGAACGTCTGAAGCCTAGTTTCGATGCTCTAGACTCCAATCTCAAACAGTGTTTCTTGGACATGGGTTTGTTTCTTGAGGACCAAGTAATCCGTGCCTGGATGATAACAGACATATGGGCCGAGTTATATGGTGGTAACGGTAAGACGGAGAAAGATAAAATCATCGTATCTGTGAAATACCTTGAAGACCTTGCCTCCCATAATCTTCTTGATCTTGTTCCTCTCGGGTAACTTCTTTAATATTTCTGTTTCTATCTCAACCTGAAACTTCTCAAAACTTTTTACCTGAGGAGCTTactatgtatatatgtattcgCTTTTAAAATAGGAAAAAGGAGCACGAAGACGGTTTCTACAATGACTTCTTAGTCACTCAACATGATATCCTCAGGGAGTTGGCTATCAATCAAAACAAATCAGAAGCAATACTGGAGCTGAAGAGGATAAGACTGACTCTGGAGATAAGAGATAATAGATTTCCAGACTGGTGTTTGAATCTAATACACCCTGTTGCTGTTAATGCCTCTCTGCTGTCTATCTTTACAGGTAACTAACTCTCTGTGGGGTCACTATACAGGAAACTGATATTTCTAGATATATGATTAGTATCCTTAACTATATGGCTggtcttcaaattatttttgttacagATAATGAATTCTCATCTCCATGGTTTGAGATGGACTGCCCCAATGTTGAGGCTTTAGTTCTTAATATCTCTTCATCAAACTATGCATTACCTAGCTTCATTGCTACAATGAAGAAACTCAAGGTTGTGATTATCATAAATCACGGTCCTGGTCCTGCCACATTGACCAACTTGTCGTGTCTCAGCTCCTTACCGAAACTGAAAAGGATCAGACTGGAGAAAGTTGCAATCACTTTTCTGGACATTCTCCAGTTGCAGCTCGTCAGTCTGAAGAAGATGTTTTTTGTTATGTGTAGCTTTGGTGAGGTTTCTAATGACAAAAATGAAATAGACGTCTCCAAAGCTCTATCGAGCTTACAAGAGATTGACATAGACTATTGTTATGATCTCGAGAAGTTGCCTAACTGGATCTCTGAAGCTGTTTCATTGCAGTCACTTAGCATCACAAACTGTCATAAACTCTCTACACTTCCTGAAGCTATAGGCAACTTGAGTAAGTTGGAATTGCTGAGGTTGTCTTCTTGTATTAATCTCACCGAGCTGCCTGAAACTATTGTTAGACTCAGCAACTTGCAGTTTCTGGATATTTCTGATTGCTTAGGATTGAGAAAGTTGCCTGTAGAGATTGGGAGactgaagaagctgaagaagatCTCCATGAACAAGTGTTGGAAATGTGAACTGCCGGATTCAGTGAAGAATCTAGAGAATCTGGAGGTGAAATGCGATGAAGAAACTGCGGTGGTCTTGTGGAAAGGTTTAGAgcaaaaaatgataaatttgaaAGTTCAAGTGGAGGAAAGAGAGCACAACCTGAACTTGCTTCGACTGTTGTAAGTTACTGAAAGAATATTTTCACTAACTTTT belongs to Brassica rapa cultivar Chiifu-401-42 chromosome A07, CAAS_Brap_v3.01, whole genome shotgun sequence and includes:
- the LOC103829554 gene encoding probable disease resistance protein At5g66900 — translated: MLNYCQIVIQLLQSKNQLQSMEANNNNFQTVFKKLDQLSAPSPAFGQLCSVPELKTAPVGFALPLMMLKKKLLDAAVVRLVVSAPAGCGKTTLVRHLCHDQDIKRKFQHIFYSVVSSTPNFRKIVQRLLEHNGHQAPTFDNDTQAANVLKTLLEELDGNDQILLVLDDVWSAGAPSFLENFPTDIPNLKILLTSRFNSLDFGDTFKLEPLKKEHAKTLLIQYASRPDHASDAEYERLFQKILERCAGFPLLIKVIGGSLRKQSLNQWQGQVIEWSGGGSVLNSREVIERLKPSFDALDSNLKQCFLDMGLFLEDQVIRAWMITDIWAELYGGNGKTEKDKIIVSVKYLEDLASHNLLDLVPLGKKEHEDGFYNDFLVTQHDILRELAINQNKSEAILELKRIRLTLEIRDNRFPDWCLNLIHPVAVNASLLSIFTDNEFSSPWFEMDCPNVEALVLNISSSNYALPSFIATMKKLKVVIIINHGPGPATLTNLSCLSSLPKLKRIRLEKVAITFLDILQLQLVSLKKMFFVMCSFGEVSNDKNEIDVSKALSSLQEIDIDYCYDLEKLPNWISEAVSLQSLSITNCHKLSTLPEAIGNLSKLELLRLSSCINLTELPETIVRLSNLQFLDISDCLGLRKLPVEIGRLKKLKKISMNKCWKCELPDSVKNLENLEVKCDEETAVVLWKGLEQKMINLKVQVEEREHNLNLLRLL